In the Pseudothauera hydrothermalis genome, one interval contains:
- the prsK gene encoding XrtA/PEP-CTERM system histidine kinase PrsK, whose protein sequence is MIAEASDVAVWAHGVAAGAYALFALYLLRAWRGGRAGGALLAAVTVSMVWAACSALLAAWPGSLLLRLIGFIEVLRVLAWYAFLLVLLQPLWQAGRRWPLWVAGGVSAGMLAAVLAPALSVDQPTAVAKWPLAAFLAAAVFGLVLVEQVFRGLPRDSRWALKPLCLGLAASWMFELYFFADGFLFARLDPQVGSVRGLVHAMVMPLVALSAARNPSWTLRIAVSRTVVFHSTALAVAGAYLLVIAAAGYYVRYVGGDWGRALQTALLFAGLLMLGLLVGSGASRARLRVLVNKHLFPYRYDYRHEWLRFTQALSVADDGLELGQSVIKALSDLVESPGGVLWLRHADGRYRPHSRLNAQHCEAVEEESGSLCRFLAEREWVINLEEFRVRRSHYAGLALPAWLQQQEDAWLVLPLIADARLVGFVVLKTPRTPFEVDWEVLDLLKTAQRQAAGYLARMQVTEALIEARKFDAFNRMSAFVVHDLKNLVAQLSLMLKNAQRHRDNPQFQQDMLETVAHVESRMRALMGQLQDKTPIDATRAVDLGALLQRIADNKRNQRPPVELVVPQRDAVTVFAHGERLERVLGHLVQNALDATPDDGKVIVQVHDPKDGAVTLEVSDTGCGMTPEFIRERLSRPFQTTKEGGMGLGVYETAQYIRELGGTIAYDSGKGCGTRVTVRLPVSGREPPDGDEPSGAQICSRTEPQPLRA, encoded by the coding sequence ATGATTGCTGAAGCATCGGACGTGGCCGTATGGGCGCATGGCGTTGCGGCCGGCGCCTATGCCCTGTTTGCCTTGTATTTGCTGCGCGCCTGGCGTGGTGGTCGAGCCGGGGGGGCGTTGTTGGCGGCGGTGACGGTCAGCATGGTGTGGGCCGCTTGTTCGGCGCTGCTGGCCGCTTGGCCCGGCAGCTTGTTGCTGCGCCTGATCGGATTCATTGAAGTCCTGCGTGTGCTGGCATGGTATGCGTTTTTGCTGGTGCTGTTGCAGCCGCTGTGGCAGGCCGGCAGGCGTTGGCCGCTCTGGGTGGCCGGCGGGGTGTCGGCGGGGATGCTGGCTGCGGTGCTGGCTCCCGCCCTATCGGTCGATCAGCCCACGGCCGTCGCCAAGTGGCCGCTGGCGGCCTTTCTGGCGGCCGCGGTGTTCGGGCTGGTGTTGGTCGAGCAGGTGTTCCGCGGTCTGCCGCGCGACTCGCGCTGGGCACTCAAGCCGCTGTGCCTGGGGCTGGCGGCGAGCTGGATGTTCGAGCTGTACTTTTTTGCCGACGGCTTTCTGTTTGCCCGGCTGGACCCGCAAGTGGGGTCGGTGCGCGGCCTGGTGCATGCCATGGTAATGCCCTTGGTGGCCTTGTCGGCAGCGCGCAATCCGTCTTGGACTTTGCGCATCGCGGTCTCGCGCACCGTTGTGTTTCATTCCACCGCGCTGGCGGTGGCGGGCGCCTATTTGCTGGTGATTGCCGCAGCCGGTTACTACGTGCGTTATGTAGGTGGCGACTGGGGGCGGGCGCTGCAGACCGCTTTGCTGTTTGCCGGCTTGTTGATGCTTGGCTTGTTGGTGGGTTCAGGCGCAAGTCGCGCCCGCCTGCGGGTGCTGGTCAACAAACACCTGTTTCCCTATCGCTACGACTATCGCCATGAGTGGCTGCGGTTTACCCAGGCGCTGTCGGTTGCCGATGACGGGTTGGAACTGGGGCAGTCGGTCATCAAGGCTTTGTCGGACCTGGTCGAAAGTCCGGGCGGCGTGTTGTGGCTGCGACACGCCGACGGGCGCTATCGGCCGCATTCGCGGCTCAACGCGCAGCATTGCGAGGCGGTCGAGGAGGAAAGCGGCAGCCTGTGCAGGTTTTTGGCCGAGCGCGAGTGGGTGATCAATCTGGAGGAGTTTCGCGTGCGCCGCTCGCACTATGCCGGGCTGGCGTTGCCGGCGTGGTTACAGCAACAGGAAGATGCCTGGCTGGTACTACCGCTGATCGCTGATGCGCGGCTGGTGGGTTTTGTGGTGCTCAAGACCCCGCGCACGCCGTTCGAGGTCGATTGGGAGGTGCTGGATCTACTCAAGACCGCGCAACGTCAGGCTGCCGGTTATCTGGCCCGCATGCAGGTGACCGAGGCGCTGATCGAAGCGCGCAAATTCGACGCCTTCAATCGCATGTCGGCCTTCGTGGTGCATGACCTCAAGAACCTGGTGGCGCAGCTGTCGCTGATGCTCAAAAACGCCCAGCGCCACCGGGACAATCCGCAATTCCAGCAAGACATGCTGGAGACGGTTGCGCATGTGGAGTCGCGTATGCGTGCGTTGATGGGCCAGTTGCAGGATAAGACGCCGATCGATGCGACACGCGCGGTGGACCTGGGTGCGCTGCTGCAACGCATTGCTGACAACAAACGTAACCAGCGCCCGCCTGTTGAACTGGTCGTTCCGCAGCGCGACGCGGTAACGGTTTTTGCTCATGGCGAACGGCTGGAGCGGGTATTGGGCCATCTTGTGCAAAATGCCCTGGACGCCACGCCTGACGATGGTAAGGTCATCGTCCAAGTGCATGACCCAAAAGACGGCGCGGTGACGCTGGAGGTCAGCGATACGGGCTGCGGGATGACGCCGGAGTTCATCCGGGAGCGCCTCTCACGTCCTTTTCAAACTACCAAGGAAGGCGGCATGGGTTTGGGGGTCTATGAAACCGCCCAGTACATCCGCGAGCTGGGCGGAACCATCGCCTACGACAGCGGCAAGGGGTGCGGCACCCGGGTGACGGTGCGTCTGCCGGTGAGCGGGCGCGAGCCGCCCGACGGGGATGAACCGTCCGGGGCGCAGATCTGCTCCCGAACCGAACCGCAACCGCTGCGTGCTTGA
- a CDS encoding lytic transglycosylase domain-containing protein — translation MNPARKKMLPRVLGLAAILSMACALCGAVRADPLAEAFAAHARYLSRQAVAYEHGEGVAKEPARAAAMYCEAARLGDAEGMYALGWMYANGRGLPRNDAYAATLFAMAAYLGHEHAKRMMRYTGDDVGEVPECLQPPPHLLSAELWDATRILATLDARRRPIAELVAALAPEYGVSPRLALAVALAESALDPLARSPKDAMGVMQLIPATAERFAVQKPWEPEQNIRGGLRYLRWLLAYFRGDVRLAVAAYNAGEGAVDRHGGVPPYPETRQYVDRVLGLAQQHRHPYDHSLVAPSPAVTVAPQAPRQALAP, via the coding sequence ATGAACCCCGCCCGAAAGAAAATGCTGCCCCGTGTGCTCGGACTGGCCGCTATCCTGAGCATGGCGTGCGCACTGTGCGGGGCTGTGCGGGCCGATCCGCTGGCCGAAGCCTTTGCCGCCCATGCCCGCTACCTGAGCCGCCAGGCGGTGGCTTATGAACATGGTGAAGGGGTGGCCAAAGAGCCGGCGCGCGCGGCCGCCATGTATTGCGAGGCGGCACGTCTGGGCGATGCCGAAGGTATGTATGCGCTGGGCTGGATGTACGCCAACGGGCGCGGCTTGCCGCGTAACGATGCGTATGCGGCGACGCTGTTCGCCATGGCCGCTTATCTGGGCCATGAACATGCAAAGCGGATGATGCGCTACACCGGCGATGATGTGGGCGAAGTGCCCGAGTGCCTGCAGCCACCGCCTCATCTCCTGTCTGCCGAGCTGTGGGATGCCACACGGATACTGGCCACGCTCGATGCCCGGCGCCGGCCGATAGCCGAATTGGTTGCCGCGCTGGCGCCGGAGTATGGCGTCAGCCCCCGTCTGGCGCTGGCCGTGGCCTTGGCCGAATCCGCGCTCGATCCGCTGGCGCGTTCGCCCAAAGACGCCATGGGCGTGATGCAGCTCATTCCCGCCACCGCCGAACGCTTTGCGGTGCAAAAGCCCTGGGAGCCGGAGCAGAACATCCGCGGCGGGCTGCGCTATCTGCGTTGGTTGCTTGCCTATTTCCGCGGCGATGTCCGTCTGGCGGTGGCGGCCTACAACGCCGGAGAGGGAGCGGTGGACCGCCATGGCGGCGTGCCGCCTTATCCTGAAACGCGCCAGTATGTCGATCGCGTGCTGGGGTTGGCTCAGCAGCATAGGCATCCTTATGACCACAGCCTGGTTGCCCCGAGTCCGGCCGTGACCGTGGCGCCGCAGGCCCCCCGGCAGGCACTCGCGCCATGA
- a CDS encoding TIGR03013 family XrtA/PEP-CTERM system glycosyltransferase, translated as MLKVFSHYFPSHTLFKILTDAVLLCVAIVAALVWQLDAAKVDWRLVVPSAGLFALAMIALNSALGLYRPQRSASARDALVRVLLGVAVSAPVAFGVFWVLPWDHFATEAVQLTVLLLLGSVLALRGALNRRQERALFARRALIVGGGEEAASVEQVLRHPLVSGMELVGFYLPNDAEAEKIDPQRVVGRGMSLLDVARQLRVGQVIVAVRERRGGVLPLRELLDCKLHGIAVHDLSSFYEHISGHVRLDALKASWLIYGDGFRQGRARAFVKRGFDLVAASVLLLLALPVMLLTVLAILLEDGAPVFYRQERVGQAGRVFKVIKFRSMRRDAERDGKPRWAAANDDRVTRVGRLIRRLRIDELPQLFNVLSGQMSLVGPRPERPFFVDQLTRDIPFYAVRHSVKPGLTGWAQVRYQYGASVDDAINKLEYDLYYVKHHSLVLDILILVETVRVVLTGEGAH; from the coding sequence ATGCTCAAGGTGTTCAGCCACTATTTTCCGTCGCACACGTTGTTCAAGATTTTGACCGATGCGGTGTTGCTCTGTGTGGCCATCGTCGCCGCGCTGGTCTGGCAGCTAGACGCCGCAAAGGTCGATTGGCGCCTGGTGGTGCCGTCTGCGGGGCTGTTTGCGCTGGCGATGATCGCACTCAACAGTGCGTTGGGCCTGTACCGCCCGCAGCGGTCGGCGTCTGCGCGGGATGCGCTGGTGCGGGTGCTGCTGGGCGTGGCGGTCAGTGCGCCGGTGGCGTTCGGCGTCTTTTGGGTCTTGCCGTGGGATCACTTTGCCACCGAGGCCGTCCAGCTCACCGTGCTGCTGTTGCTGGGCAGCGTGCTGGCGCTGCGCGGTGCGCTCAATCGGCGGCAGGAACGTGCGTTGTTTGCCCGTCGTGCGCTGATCGTGGGCGGCGGCGAAGAAGCGGCGTCGGTGGAACAGGTGCTGCGGCATCCGTTAGTCAGCGGCATGGAGTTGGTGGGGTTTTATCTGCCTAACGACGCCGAGGCGGAAAAAATCGATCCGCAGCGTGTGGTCGGACGCGGGATGAGCCTGTTGGATGTGGCGCGTCAATTGCGCGTCGGCCAGGTGATCGTGGCGGTGCGCGAGCGGCGCGGCGGGGTGTTGCCCCTGCGCGAATTGCTCGATTGCAAGCTGCACGGCATTGCGGTGCATGACTTGTCCAGCTTTTACGAGCATATCTCCGGCCATGTGCGGCTCGATGCGCTCAAAGCCAGTTGGCTGATCTACGGCGACGGCTTTCGTCAGGGGCGCGCGCGCGCCTTCGTCAAGCGCGGCTTTGACTTGGTGGCAGCATCGGTATTGCTGTTGCTGGCCCTGCCGGTGATGTTGCTCACCGTGCTGGCGATTCTGCTCGAAGATGGCGCGCCGGTGTTCTACCGGCAAGAGCGCGTGGGGCAGGCGGGCCGGGTTTTCAAAGTGATCAAGTTCCGCAGCATGCGCCGCGATGCCGAGCGCGATGGCAAGCCGCGCTGGGCGGCTGCGAACGACGATCGGGTCACCCGCGTCGGACGGCTGATCCGTCGGCTGCGCATCGACGAGCTGCCGCAGCTTTTCAATGTGCTCTCTGGGCAGATGAGCTTGGTCGGGCCGCGTCCTGAGCGCCCTTTCTTCGTCGATCAACTGACCCGCGATATTCCTTTTTATGCGGTGCGTCACAGCGTCAAGCCGGGTCTGACCGGTTGGGCTCAGGTGCGTTATCAGTACGGTGCGTCGGTCGATGATGCCATCAACAAGCTCGAATACGACCTTTATTACGTCAAGCATCATTCGCTGGTGCTCGATATTTTGATTCTCGTGGAGACCGTTCGGGTGGTGCTCACCGGCGAGGGTGCGCATTGA
- a CDS encoding S1 family peptidase has translation MSDPVSLRRRAVLGGGLAFGMLLAAPRLRADLVAAVPRIRPAVVAVGTYQPRRNPAFRFLGTGFAVGDGRSIATNAHVVPEVLDGERMEELAIAVADGQGTAVRRAERVAADKDHDLVLLRIEGAALPALELAPGDSVREGQRIAFTGFPIGNALGLVPVTHRGIVSAITPIGIPQAGARDLDPALIRRLSGERFDIYQLDATAYPGNSGSPVFDPHSRQVIGILNMVLVKRTKESVLSDPSGISYAIPVRYLRAMLQTLR, from the coding sequence ATGAGCGACCCGGTTTCTCTGCGGCGTCGCGCCGTGCTCGGCGGCGGCTTGGCGTTCGGCATGCTGCTGGCGGCTCCTAGGCTGCGCGCCGACTTGGTGGCGGCGGTGCCGCGTATCCGCCCCGCAGTGGTGGCCGTCGGCACCTACCAGCCTCGCCGCAATCCCGCTTTCCGCTTTTTGGGCACCGGCTTTGCCGTGGGCGACGGCCGCTCGATTGCCACCAATGCGCATGTGGTGCCTGAGGTGCTCGACGGCGAGCGCATGGAGGAACTGGCCATTGCCGTGGCCGACGGGCAGGGCACGGCGGTGCGACGCGCCGAGCGGGTGGCCGCTGACAAAGACCACGATCTGGTGCTCTTACGCATCGAAGGCGCCGCGCTGCCGGCACTCGAACTGGCGCCCGGCGATAGCGTGCGCGAAGGCCAGCGCATCGCGTTTACCGGTTTTCCCATCGGCAATGCGCTGGGGCTTGTCCCGGTCACCCATCGCGGCATCGTCTCGGCGATAACCCCGATCGGCATTCCCCAGGCCGGTGCGCGCGACCTCGACCCCGCGCTGATCCGCCGCCTGTCGGGTGAGCGCTTCGATATCTACCAGCTCGACGCCACCGCCTATCCAGGTAATAGCGGCAGCCCGGTGTTCGATCCGCACAGCCGCCAAGTGATCGGCATTCTCAACATGGTGCTGGTCAAACGGACCAAGGAAAGCGTGCTTAGCGATCCCTCGGGGATCAGCTATGCAATACCTGTGCGCTACCTGCGGGCGATGTTGCAGACGCTGCGCTGA
- the prsR gene encoding PEP-CTERM-box response regulator transcription factor — MSEMRRTLLIVEDDPALQKQMRWAFDAFDTVVADDRESAIAQLRRHEPAVVTMDLGLPPAPDSVDEGLRLLGEMLDLAPNTKVIVLTGQHDRDNAVRAVGMGAYDFFAKPFEPELLSLTIERAFRLHDLQAENQRLQAARGSALDGLLTRDPAMLRVCRTIEKVAPANVAVALLGESGTGKEVLARGLHALSPQSSGRFVAINCAAIPENLLESELFGYEKGAFTGAVKQTPGKIELAHKGTLFLDEIGDLPMSLQAKLLRFLQERVIERIGGREGIPVDVRVVCATHRDLKARIAEGLFREDLYYRLAEIVVEIPPLREREGDAALLAHAFVQRYADQNRRGGMKLTDEALDAIAAHRWPGNVRELENCLKRAVIMAEGNRITAADLGLEAVEADAEFFNLRRVRDEAERQAVLRVLARTNGNIARAAEMLGISRPSLYDLMHRFGLKKEP; from the coding sequence ATGTCCGAGATGCGCCGTACCCTGCTGATCGTCGAAGACGACCCCGCGCTGCAAAAGCAAATGCGCTGGGCCTTCGACGCTTTCGATACCGTGGTCGCCGACGACCGCGAAAGCGCCATTGCCCAGTTGCGGCGCCACGAACCGGCGGTGGTCACTATGGACCTGGGCCTGCCGCCGGCGCCCGACAGTGTGGACGAGGGCTTGCGCCTGCTTGGCGAGATGCTGGATTTGGCGCCCAATACCAAGGTGATCGTGCTCACCGGCCAGCACGACCGCGACAACGCGGTGCGCGCCGTGGGCATGGGCGCATACGATTTTTTTGCCAAGCCGTTCGAGCCCGAGCTGCTGTCGCTGACCATCGAGCGCGCTTTCCGCCTGCACGACCTGCAGGCCGAAAATCAACGCTTGCAGGCCGCGCGCGGCAGCGCCCTGGACGGTCTGCTGACCCGCGACCCGGCCATGCTCAGGGTGTGCCGCACCATCGAAAAGGTGGCACCGGCCAACGTCGCCGTGGCGCTGCTCGGTGAAAGCGGCACCGGCAAAGAAGTGCTTGCCCGCGGTTTACATGCTTTGTCGCCGCAGTCCTCGGGCCGCTTCGTGGCGATCAACTGCGCGGCCATCCCTGAAAACCTGCTGGAAAGCGAGCTGTTCGGTTACGAGAAGGGGGCGTTTACCGGCGCGGTCAAACAAACCCCCGGCAAGATCGAACTCGCCCACAAGGGCACGCTGTTCCTGGACGAGATCGGCGATTTGCCGATGTCATTACAGGCCAAACTGTTGCGCTTTTTGCAAGAGCGGGTGATCGAGCGCATCGGCGGGCGTGAAGGCATCCCGGTGGATGTGCGCGTGGTGTGCGCCACCCACCGCGACCTCAAAGCGCGCATTGCCGAAGGGCTGTTTCGTGAAGACCTTTATTACCGCTTGGCGGAGATCGTGGTGGAAATTCCACCGCTACGCGAGCGTGAGGGCGACGCGGCGCTGCTGGCACATGCGTTCGTGCAGCGTTATGCCGATCAAAACCGCCGTGGCGGCATGAAACTCACCGATGAGGCGCTGGACGCCATTGCCGCGCATCGCTGGCCGGGCAATGTGCGTGAGCTGGAAAACTGCCTCAAGCGGGCGGTGATCATGGCAGAGGGCAACCGCATCACCGCCGCCGATCTGGGGCTGGAGGCGGTCGAGGCGGACGCTGAGTTTTTCAACCTGCGCCGAGTGCGTGACGAGGCCGAACGCCAAGCGGTGCTGCGGGTGCTGGCCCGCACCAACGGCAACATTGCCCGTGCCGCGGAAATGCTCGGCATCAGTCGCCCGTCGCTGTACGACCTGATGCACCGCTTTGGCCTCAAAAAGGAGCCCTGA
- the prsT gene encoding XrtA/PEP-CTERM system TPR-repeat protein PrsT: MAAQTPKSAATRRWPRPLAGVSIAVCSAALLAACADSPQQMLASARDYLAKDDLQAASIQLRNALQQDGALAEARLLLGQVYLRQGDIPAALKELQRAEELGAPAVRVAPLLAEVLVRGADFDRVIERYAGLRLADTAAQKGIDLALGTAYLAKAQLDLAWQHFEAAIAVQSDDQDARLGLARVQFFANDLEGAQRELAQVLAAHPKNGEAHLLQAQIMLVREQPEQAIEALTAAVNSQPDSPSYRYELVSLLLSQHRDEAAQAQLEALRRIAPEAPATHYLTAVIAHREGRHTQARDAVQAALRGAPGFLPAHLLAGSVLYRLGDQAQAQRHLNKVLEQVPEHRQARQFLALSLVQSGQPARAQETIKPLIDAPTQDARNLMVIGQVMLANGEFQAAADYLARASALAPDHAGARLRLGVARLAGGDLAQGLADLETARDLDGIGIQADVALVLAHLRGRQFDKAHTAVDRMLARHPDSAEAHNLKGGVFLAQENLAAARASFEAALDLRPDMLAALVNLVRIDVADGQPHAAGKRFERFLAANPGHVDATLAYAEFKSAAGAPPAEVRILLDQAVAAAPGALSPRLALVRHLLHQGQPRAALPLAQEAAAAHGADPGALAALGSAQLAAGELQQAITSFGRLAALLPHSPAPLIDLAAAQAAAKDLAGAEQSLRRAIELQPSQALAYQRLLGLLVEQQREADALALMRTMQRTPALAQAGFVAEGDILARRKQWAAAVEAFQRAAAIAPNAEVEVRRYVALLRAGRADEAERLAAQWMRAQPRDPLLRTLVAQHALNQNRLQEARRLYAEAVAIAPNDAMSLNNLAWVEGELKVPGALARAERALALAPDNPAILDTVGVLQMAAGNHEQGLKNLRRAVELAPELGQLRLNLARAYLQLARTADAREELDIVLSKTPAGTPLHRTAAELRAGL, from the coding sequence ATGGCTGCTCAGACCCCCAAGAGTGCCGCGACCCGCCGATGGCCTCGCCCGTTGGCCGGTGTGTCGATCGCCGTGTGCAGCGCGGCGTTGTTGGCAGCTTGCGCCGATTCGCCGCAGCAGATGTTGGCCTCGGCGCGCGACTATCTGGCCAAAGACGATCTGCAGGCGGCCAGCATCCAACTCAGAAACGCCTTGCAGCAAGATGGCGCGCTGGCCGAGGCGCGGCTGTTGCTTGGCCAGGTGTATTTACGTCAGGGCGACATCCCGGCGGCGCTGAAGGAACTGCAACGGGCCGAGGAACTGGGGGCGCCGGCCGTGCGGGTGGCGCCCCTGCTGGCTGAAGTGCTGGTCCGTGGTGCCGACTTCGATCGGGTCATCGAACGTTATGCCGGGCTACGGCTTGCCGATACCGCGGCACAAAAAGGCATCGATCTTGCGCTAGGCACCGCCTATCTGGCCAAAGCGCAACTGGATCTTGCCTGGCAGCATTTCGAAGCGGCCATTGCCGTGCAGTCGGACGACCAGGACGCCCGCCTGGGTCTGGCGCGAGTGCAGTTTTTTGCCAATGACTTGGAAGGGGCGCAGCGCGAGCTGGCGCAGGTGCTGGCCGCGCATCCCAAAAACGGCGAAGCCCATCTGCTACAAGCGCAGATCATGCTTGTACGCGAGCAGCCCGAACAGGCCATCGAGGCGCTGACAGCCGCGGTAAACAGCCAGCCGGATTCGCCCAGTTACCGCTATGAGCTCGTCAGCCTGCTGTTGAGCCAGCACCGGGACGAGGCGGCCCAGGCGCAGCTCGAAGCCCTGCGCCGCATCGCGCCCGAGGCGCCGGCCACGCACTATCTGACGGCCGTGATCGCCCACCGCGAGGGGCGCCATACCCAGGCGCGCGACGCAGTCCAGGCGGCCTTGCGCGGTGCGCCGGGGTTTTTACCTGCGCATCTATTGGCTGGCAGCGTGCTCTACCGTTTGGGCGATCAAGCGCAGGCCCAGCGTCATCTGAACAAAGTGCTGGAACAGGTGCCGGAGCACCGTCAGGCGCGTCAATTCCTTGCGCTATCGCTGGTGCAAAGCGGTCAGCCGGCGCGCGCCCAGGAGACGATCAAGCCGCTCATCGATGCCCCAACGCAGGATGCGCGCAATCTCATGGTGATCGGTCAGGTCATGCTGGCCAACGGTGAGTTCCAAGCCGCCGCCGATTACCTGGCCCGCGCCAGCGCCTTGGCACCTGACCATGCCGGTGCGCGCTTGCGCCTGGGCGTGGCGCGGCTGGCCGGCGGAGATTTGGCCCAAGGGCTGGCCGATCTCGAAACCGCCCGCGATCTGGACGGCATCGGCATTCAGGCCGATGTGGCGCTGGTGCTGGCGCATCTGCGCGGGCGGCAGTTCGACAAAGCGCATACCGCGGTCGATCGGATGTTGGCACGTCATCCTGACAGTGCCGAAGCGCACAACCTCAAAGGGGGCGTGTTCCTGGCGCAGGAAAACCTGGCCGCTGCGCGTGCATCCTTCGAGGCCGCGCTCGACTTGCGGCCGGACATGTTGGCCGCGCTGGTGAATCTGGTCCGTATCGATGTTGCCGATGGCCAGCCGCACGCGGCGGGCAAGCGGTTTGAGCGCTTTCTGGCGGCTAATCCAGGTCATGTGGACGCCACTTTGGCTTATGCCGAGTTCAAAAGCGCTGCGGGCGCGCCGCCGGCCGAAGTGCGCATCCTGCTGGACCAGGCGGTGGCGGCAGCACCCGGCGCGCTTTCTCCCCGGCTGGCGTTGGTGCGTCACTTGCTGCATCAGGGACAGCCGCGTGCGGCCTTGCCGCTCGCTCAGGAAGCGGCTGCAGCCCATGGCGCCGATCCCGGCGCGCTGGCTGCGCTGGGCAGTGCACAGCTTGCCGCTGGCGAGCTCCAGCAGGCGATCACCAGTTTCGGCCGGCTGGCGGCACTGCTGCCGCATTCGCCGGCGCCGTTGATCGACCTTGCGGCCGCGCAGGCTGCAGCCAAAGACTTGGCCGGTGCCGAGCAGAGCCTGCGACGCGCCATCGAACTGCAACCGAGCCAAGCGCTGGCCTATCAGCGCTTGCTGGGCTTGTTGGTCGAACAACAGCGCGAAGCCGATGCGCTGGCCTTGATGCGCACCATGCAGCGCACACCCGCCCTGGCGCAAGCGGGATTCGTTGCCGAAGGCGACATCCTGGCGCGCCGCAAACAGTGGGCCGCGGCGGTCGAGGCTTTCCAGCGTGCTGCGGCCATCGCGCCCAATGCCGAAGTCGAGGTGCGGCGCTATGTGGCGCTGCTGCGGGCCGGCCGCGCGGACGAGGCCGAACGCCTGGCCGCCCAATGGATGCGCGCCCAGCCGCGCGATCCGTTGCTGCGTACCCTGGTTGCACAGCATGCGTTGAACCAGAATCGGCTGCAGGAGGCGCGCCGGCTGTATGCCGAAGCGGTGGCGATTGCCCCGAACGATGCCATGTCGTTGAACAATCTGGCCTGGGTCGAGGGCGAACTCAAAGTGCCGGGCGCATTGGCCCGCGCCGAGCGTGCGTTGGCGCTGGCACCGGACAATCCGGCCATCCTGGATACCGTAGGCGTTTTGCAGATGGCCGCCGGCAATCACGAACAGGGTTTGAAAAACTTGCGCCGTGCGGTCGAACTGGCGCCGGAACTCGGCCAGCTGCGGCTCAATCTGGCGCGCGCCTATTTGCAGTTGGCGCGTACCGCCGACGCCCGCGAAGAGCTCGATATCGTGCTGAGCAAAACCCCTGCCGGCACGCCGCTGCACCGCACCGCCGCCGAGTTGCGCGCGGGACTCTGA
- a CDS encoding nucleotide sugar dehydrogenase, with the protein MTTTIAVIGLGYVGLPLAVEFGKKYRTLGFDLSEAKVASYRQFVDPTGEVSGEDLRAATGLSCHTDPTVIREADFIVVAVPTPVDEAHNPDFSPLVGASEAVGRNLRRGATVVFESTVYPGATEEVCIPILERESGLKWKQDFFVGYSPERINPGDRERTLTRIVKVVSGDSPETLARVSEVYGSIIAAGVYPASSIKVAEAAKVIENTQRDLNIALMNELAIIFHKIGIDTLEVLQAAGTKWNFLPFRPGLVGGHCIGVDPYYLTYKAEMLGHHPEVILAGRRINDSMGKYVAEQTVKQMIAAGSAINGADVIVLGLTFKENCPDLRNSKVIDLIGELQSYGCRVHVHDPVAAPGEAAHEYGVRLLDWDRLPVAQAIVAAVAHDAYRAMGVSALLDKLAQGGVFADVKSAFDPQALKAGGARLWRL; encoded by the coding sequence ATGACGACCACCATCGCAGTCATTGGCCTGGGCTATGTCGGTTTGCCGCTGGCGGTGGAATTCGGCAAAAAGTACCGCACTCTGGGTTTCGACCTGTCTGAGGCCAAGGTGGCCAGTTACCGCCAGTTCGTCGACCCGACCGGCGAGGTTTCCGGTGAGGACCTGCGCGCGGCTACCGGTCTGAGCTGCCACACCGACCCGACGGTGATCCGTGAGGCGGATTTCATTGTGGTGGCGGTGCCAACACCGGTCGACGAGGCACACAACCCGGACTTCAGTCCGCTGGTCGGGGCCTCGGAAGCGGTCGGCCGCAATCTGCGCCGCGGCGCCACCGTGGTGTTCGAGTCCACCGTCTATCCGGGCGCCACCGAAGAAGTCTGCATTCCCATTCTGGAGCGCGAATCCGGGCTGAAGTGGAAGCAGGATTTCTTCGTCGGCTATTCGCCCGAACGCATCAACCCCGGCGACCGCGAACGCACGCTGACCCGTATCGTCAAGGTGGTGTCGGGCGATAGCCCCGAGACGCTGGCGCGGGTGAGCGAGGTGTATGGTTCGATCATCGCCGCCGGGGTTTATCCGGCCAGCTCGATCAAGGTGGCCGAAGCGGCCAAGGTCATCGAGAACACCCAGCGCGACCTCAATATCGCGCTGATGAACGAACTGGCGATCATTTTTCACAAAATCGGCATCGACACCCTGGAAGTGCTCCAAGCGGCGGGTACCAAATGGAATTTTCTGCCGTTTCGCCCCGGCCTGGTCGGCGGGCACTGCATCGGTGTGGACCCGTACTACCTCACCTATAAAGCCGAAATGCTCGGCCACCACCCGGAAGTCATCCTTGCCGGGCGACGGATCAACGACAGTATGGGCAAGTACGTGGCCGAGCAGACGGTCAAGCAGATGATTGCGGCCGGCAGTGCGATAAACGGTGCGGATGTCATCGTGCTGGGCCTCACCTTCAAGGAAAACTGTCCGGATCTGCGTAACAGCAAGGTCATCGATCTGATCGGCGAACTGCAAAGCTACGGCTGCCGGGTGCACGTTCATGATCCGGTTGCCGCTCCCGGGGAGGCCGCGCATGAGTATGGCGTCAGGCTGCTCGATTGGGACCGGCTGCCGGTGGCCCAAGCCATCGTTGCGGCTGTTGCACACGACGCTTACCGGGCGATGGGGGTGTCGGCGCTGCTGGACAAGTTGGCCCAAGGCGGCGTGTTTGCCGATGTCAAATCGGCCTTCGATCCGCAGGCGCTCAAAGCCGGCGGTGCCCGGCTGTGGCGGCTGTGA